A region from the Parabacteroides sp. FAFU027 genome encodes:
- a CDS encoding glycosyltransferase family 4 protein: MLNLILTFITGIIVSIYAVSRVLKLAIARNLLDVPDKNRKIHTRSVPILGGLGLFIALAFAFTAFTFDGMPKGLIRTFGGIIALFMIGLKDDLLPSKPIRRLAYETLVSLVLIIGSDIRFTNMFGLFGFTQIDYWPSVILTWLFIVGMINAYNMIDGIDGLLGSISLLGALCYAWIFFVYKDYHWAQFCLALAGALIGFLYFNTYPARIFMGDSGSMLLGGAFSVMSLHFLDFTTFQSNDLRLFFPPVIGISIVAIPVFDMMVVFVTRMMRRVSPLKADRRHCHHRLLDLGLNHFQATMILLAANLVVIIFGYYLQMYFSMYTSLIFLTLFILGLEGLLLGLHIRRQRSSIREITGEEKVVLLKVKL, from the coding sequence ATGCTAAACCTAATCCTTACCTTCATTACGGGCATCATAGTTTCTATTTATGCAGTATCACGGGTGCTCAAGCTGGCTATTGCCAGGAATTTGCTGGATGTGCCGGATAAAAACCGGAAAATTCATACCCGGAGCGTGCCTATTCTAGGCGGGCTGGGACTATTTATAGCTTTGGCTTTTGCATTTACAGCTTTTACGTTCGATGGGATGCCCAAGGGATTGATTCGTACATTTGGGGGGATAATCGCCCTTTTTATGATTGGACTGAAAGATGACTTGTTGCCGTCAAAACCTATCCGCCGCCTTGCTTACGAAACGTTGGTTTCCCTGGTGCTGATAATCGGGTCGGATATCCGGTTTACCAATATGTTCGGGCTGTTTGGCTTTACTCAAATTGATTACTGGCCAAGTGTAATATTGACCTGGTTATTTATTGTTGGGATGATTAATGCGTACAATATGATTGATGGCATTGATGGTTTGCTGGGGTCTATCAGCCTTTTGGGAGCGTTGTGTTATGCGTGGATTTTCTTTGTATATAAAGATTATCACTGGGCACAGTTTTGCCTGGCGTTGGCAGGTGCTTTGATTGGATTCCTGTATTTTAATACCTATCCGGCCAGAATATTTATGGGAGACAGCGGCTCAATGTTGTTGGGAGGGGCTTTCTCGGTCATGTCGTTGCATTTTCTCGACTTTACAACTTTCCAAAGCAATGACCTGAGACTGTTTTTTCCTCCGGTAATTGGAATTAGTATTGTGGCTATTCCTGTTTTTGATATGATGGTCGTGTTTGTAACCCGGATGATGCGTCGGGTATCCCCTCTAAAGGCAGACCGAAGACATTGCCATCATCGGTTACTTGATCTGGGATTAAATCATTTCCAGGCAACTATGATATTATTGGCAGCCAATCTGGTGGTAATCATTTTCGGATATTATTTGCAAATGTATTTCAGTATGTACACATCGTTGATCTTTCTGACTCTCTTCATATTGGGCTTAGAGGGATTGTTACTGGGACTTCATATCAGAAGACAAAGATCGAGCATCCGGGAGATCACTGGTGAAGAAAAGGTGGTTTTGCTGAAAGTAAAACTCTGA